AGGCACAAGATAGTGAGATACGCTATAGGTACGCATGGAAACACTTCAAAAACATAAAGATATGCTTACTATACATGAAAGTATTTTTTTGAAGCATAATACACCTTAAATAAACAATAATTAGGTTCGACAATAGGACGTTAGGTAGTTTGACCCAATATTCACCATGTGGCTGATCAGTGAGAGCCCTGGGTATTTGTCAAACATATGTAATTTTAAAGAAAACCTATTGTGACCTTTGGAtctttttcttactttgttatttgTTTAGGTACAGAATTTTGATGTATCAAGATGCATGGAATTACATGCATGTGAACAAAAAAAGCAGGGGTTGAACTTGATCAAAACCCCAGACTCCCACTCCCATACCCTGCCTCTATGAgagaccatggtttgaggtagaggtatcggtattggatcggcTCTGTGAGAGACTGAGAGTGCTTCCACTGGAACCTTCTATGGTGATTTCCTCTCTGAGAGCTGCGAGCTGGCAACTACACTCCCACAGGCGGTCACCTAAGTGGTGCTCCGGTGGTGGGGGATATGGCATTCTTCCTCCGCCTCCATTTTTTGGTTTCTGTTTTGCATGGGCTTATCAAAGTTATCGTCAGTACGGTATCGGTACCATATCTGTcgatgtatgtatgtatatatatataattgaaaCACATTGAAATGGTACCAGTCGCACTTAATAACAGAAGGATTTGGCAGTAATATGTAGAATTGTCCCTCCTAAAATGATTATTCCAGAATAAATAGGCAATAGTTaggagagtgtgtgtgtgtatatatatatagggttatATAGGGCATCGAATCCCGTGGCAACCGCCTGTATCTATGGCGTTGTAATCCACACGTCCATTGTCTCTACCCTCCAGTACCCCTCAtctcccccacccctccccgACAGCCGCCCTACCCCGCCACTGCCCTCCCTTGGTTCTGATTGAAGGTCAATTTTGTGGAATGTGAAGTATGTGCGGACTTATGCTTCTAatattcttattcttttttttgtgtggaggGGGAGGGGTAGTGGTATGTATCTAGGTTTACATGGAGAATGCTCTTCCCTTCTTATGTGTACATATCATGAGCTTTACACTAATAGTGGTACAATCTTTGCATTgttaaaataaataagagaCAGGGTTCTCTGAGCTAGTGGCATAGGGGAGCGCAGAAGAGGCGGCGGAACGGTTTCATGAacagggggcagagatgtcatttcatgtgaagaggagagagatagagagagagagagtgtgtgtgctagtgtaccctccaccagcggctcagagaaccttttcccaataaataaatacctAATGAATTTTAATAGACCCTGTAGATTTTCTCCATTATTTCTTTTACTCTGATTTCTCTTGTAAGTTGTTGCTGGGAGCTTGACACCGCCTATTATGCCTTTTTAATGAACACATTTGATTGATCTTTCCtcaccaaaaaataaagcttaaaaattgatattttttaagttttgatATTGTGAgaattacattatattttttccTGAAGCATATGGGCCTTACCATTTCATGGTTTGAAGCTTGCGCTCCATGTGCCTCATACTTGAGGTGGGGTTATGTGAACCTTATgcttcaggtttttttttttttaaagcttcaCCATGAAGCCGGCCTcagggtaatgtagtcctagaataggaattaatcccactaggaaccaagtagaaccaagcttagggtaagcctgctgtttagggctgattaggggctgttttagggcaaaattagggtttaggatgggaatttgggaatggggtttatagggttttaatctgcaggtttagagggtcattatggtataaaaatatctggatttgaataagttttaatttcctgtagaaattagggttaggtttcgggttttgtaaataaggtaaacaactaaaattatggtctaaagtaggatttaggggcaggggttaaggtggactgttagaggggctagggggaagattcggttgcaatatggaaggtttctgatggctgaatgtgtcccagcagaaaattagggtttttagggttcaatggagaagagggatcttagggtttggctggacagaatgggcagcagctagggtcgagtggagatggtgatgaggggaagttatggtccaaatctgatcagattccaatggaggagcagatctgaatcagagtttagagtcttctagggtttatgaaaataggacagaagagaaaattgattggggaagggaagaaaggataaacagaaaataataaattcaaactcactctcgaatcctctaacagcagtttgaatggttgaaggatgaagccaccttcgaagaaaatcctcccagccgtcacggcgtaaggagtcaaccggattccaccagtccctttccaccttgatagaaccacaaggatgcacactcaacagagcaaaactcaacagagcagggtagcagctatggcagcaaacaaaaagcttttcattaatcaaattcgtgttcaaggctttgcccccttacaaccttatataaaagactcaaaaatagatttttactctaaaaaggaaagccctaacccaattcctaacctattaggtaacttaaactgactaggaaactaaaatagactcaaaatagagtcctaatgacttaaaaacaacttaaactacttaaaataaagaagattctctactagccaataggatataagaacctcttagccaataggatcacttcacttaaattagaccaattgaaccaattggatgcaaccaatttaaaccggttcaatctaaaaataggaaaataaactaagtattgggctaatcccgtatgcaacctatatgcccctagtttaggctcattaaagtggcctaatacataaaaaacccttgggaacaaaggcccaacatgtatataacccaaccctaggcctatttctaaagaaataagccctatttggtgatcattctgcatcacAGGGTTTCTAGGCATGCTTCACATTCCCTATAATACTACTTCTGATACTCAACCGTGTGTGTCATTTATTATGTTTACAAagggcatacctagtgcacaaggcacccgccactgcagggtctggggagggtcatgatgtatgcagccttacccccgctttctCAGAGatgctgtttccagacttgaacccgtgaccagtTGGTAACAATGGAgtaacctttaccgttgcacccaGGCCCGCCCTCCATTTATTAAGTTTACATTCTTCTTAAATTCTACCTCATTCAATACTTTTTCCCCCTAATGCTACTCTTTTCTGTCTTTGACTTGTGTGGCGAAACAGATTCATGTAGCCAagccatttagttgggataaggcttagggAGATGTTGAGTTGCtatgtacccagtgcacgagcggcactgtggggtctggggagggtcataatgttgAGTTGCTATGTCTTTCACTTAAAAGTGGTGTGTATACTGTATGTCTGTATAGGACCTAGAATGAGTTGCAAGTCCTTGTGAATTTGGCCAAAGCTTGTATCATTTGGTGTATCAAAATTGTTTCCTTAAAGGtagaatttcaatttcttctcCACTGAAATAAATCAGTTGGGCAGCTGCAAGTAGAATTTAAGCGAGAAAGTGGTTGGAAGTTTCTTGATGACGGACAATAGGTTTGccatatcttcttttttttttttttggggggggggggtggggattAAAAGGTCATGGGTTCAATTCTCCTTGaggcttacctatcaaaaagaggaagaaaaaagataaGTGTTGATGTCTTGTTGTGGTGTGTTAATGGTCTGGGGATTTTGGGTAAATAAATGGGAAAAtacttaatttttgtttgaatttaaGATTGTGAAAGATCACTTCGCATAAGTACCAAGAACTGTTTTAAAAAATGGGATGACTGGTACTTGAGTTTGCAGATTGGGTGGTGGTATAAACCTTTTGGACAGTTGTTCCACCCAAGTTTACCCAATGGCACCAGATAGTTAAATAAACTACTTTAAACATTGGATGTTAGAATCTTGAGATCTTTAGCAAAAACTGAATATGGGATATATTAAAGGAGcctgttcttttctcttttgacAGTGACATTCCCATCTCTACAGATattacccttttatttttgtatcatattattttttgttttcttcctaGTTATCACATCCTATCTGTTTGAGTTCACATCATTTTCCGTAATGCCAAAAAGTCAAAGCTTGCAATCTGGAATAAAATCTTGAGATCTGTAGCAATTTCTTAAGAAATAAAGTTCATGGGTAGAGCCGATGGACCGTTAATTCCTGAACCATAAAAAATGATGTGGCCTACCAGGCAGTCCACTCGGTAGGGGGAGACATTCTGGATTTTGTGTGTTGTACAGAATCCATGTTTTCATCAGCTATATACCATTCTTTTATTGGATGGCCATCCCCTAATGGGTGATAGCTGTTGAACTTGTTccatatttttaaataaaaagaagtgACCTCTTTTTGTTTATCTTGCTGAAGCATAACCGTGGAGACTGATGTTGGCCCAAACATGGACGACTTTCCTTCTGGTCACCAGAAAACCCAGCCACATTAATTGTTAGGACGTGTTTAGGTTTTAAAAATGTTGAATTGAAATAATTTTGTGATTATTCCTTGCCATTTCCTTATTATTAGGGAGAATTCTAATTTGTGTTTAGGTACCTTATGAAATGCCTTTAAGAACATAGAATTTTGTCAGCATTTGAGGAGTGTGAGTGAAGGTAAATGAGTATCCTGATGGTCGGAAGGTGGCGCAATGCTGGAAGAAGTTATCCTGGGAAGCTTATTATTTCtactattttctttttggaCAGATGTTCATCTTATTTGCTGGACATCATGTAAAGctcttaaaagttaaaattgTCTATTTATTTCCTTTGATCTGTTTTTTAATATGCTTTTTGTCATTTCTCTTATATATAAGCAAATAATCTATTTGGAGgtatccattttcttttttaaattgagTAATTAAGGTTAGAGTTGAACTTTGGATTGTGTTGGTGCTCATCAGAAGTGTGTACTTTTGTTAGTCTAAACATTTATCCTTGTCTCATTTGTTGGAGTAGTTCTATGAAAGTATATGCAAGTCTCCTATAAGCACAACAAATTCAGTGGTTAATCTAAACTTGAGATTTGCGCATGTCTCTGTGACATGCAATCTGGATTCCTGAAGAGAGTGCACTAgagtaattttttcttttgttattcaAGTACCACAAATTTGTGCAAGAAATGCTTGAAACCCTAGTAAAATAGAATTTTTCATGAGGCAGATGCTGGAAGAAACAACTGGTGATGGCAAAAGATACTAGACGGGTAGACACACTGTGTTATCGTGTCTCTTTATGCCAAAAGCTTCTCAGTGGAACTGAAAAGTATCAAAAGCTGCATGAGATTGTTAACATGGCTGCAAAGAAGCTTGAAGCTGATGTGGGAACTTTAACTTTAGTTAATTCACCTGTAAAGAAGGCACGGGGGATTGTCAACAGGCTCCCTTCTGGCCAAGAGGTTCAGAAACTTTGTACTTCTGCAGTGGAGTTGCTGGACTCAATGCTTTCATGTGCTGTCTCGCTTCCGCCATCCAATCCTGAGATCCAaggtagttttttttattttttttatcaggtTTCTTTAAACATGTGCTTTGGTGGGAAATTCAATAACCTTCCTGTGGTTGGTTGTCTTTCAAAATCTGCAGAGTCCTGTGTAATGTCTCCACCCCTTATCAGGTTTGAAAATGTCTGTCCGACATCTCTTACTGTGGTCTTTAGTTCTGAAGATGCATCATTGCAAGTACATGTGGTGTACATGATGTGGCATCGCAAGGCGGATGATCTGGACTATCCAGTAGAACCAACTTATTCAACGGACATGCGAAACTCAAAGTTTTTTATGTTTGATCTCTCTCCAGCTACGGAATATCTGTTCAAGGTTGTTTCCTTGTGTGGCAAGGGAGAGCTTAGTACATCGGAAGCTAGAATCACAACAAGCTCTGCAGAGAGCTGTATCTCTAAGAGCTTGGTAGTAGAAGGAAGCCAAAGCCCTGCAACTAACAGTAGTACTGTGTCTAATCCATCTTCAGAAGCTGATGAATCTAATAATATCATTGTGGACAGGAATGAGAAAGATAAACTCCCTGGTCGTTTCTTAAATTTTGTGAGAAAGGAGCTGGTTGATTCAAACAAATTATCTGATGCTTCTGGGAAAGTTATATGCAACTCTCAGAAGACAAATTCTGGCTCAGGGCAAGAACAAACACTGGCAGATTTTGGTTCTGCACTGGATGAGGAGCATGCGGTGGTGGAAGTGGTGCCTATATCCAGCTTGACAATCCAAATGGAATCTCACAGAGATTCCTCAAACTCAACCGTTGGCAACCAGGTGTCTGATGTCATCAAATCTGATAATATGCACTCACCTGAGGGTCGATTGGTTGAGGATTTGATCACAGATAAAGGGATAAACACCCCCATCAGAAAGGAAATGGAAATAGTTCTTTCTGAGGCTGTTCTTCCCATTACACCCTGCAAGTTGGAGATTGGTAAGGATGGACCTGGAAGGAGTGGGAGACCAAAAGCCTGCACCGAGGAGCTTGATGATGGATCTGGGAAGggggaagaaccacaagctggAAGCTCATCAAAGATGCAGAGCGAAGGAAGGTGGGATGACGGGTGTGGTCGAGATGGGTCTTTGGATGGAGAGTATGAATACTGTGTCAAACTGATAAGGTGGCTGGAATGTCATGGACATATTGAGAAGAATTTTAGGGTGAAGTTCCTGACGTGGTATAGTTTGCGAGCTACCCCACAGGAGAGGAGAATCGTGAAGGTGTACGTTGATACTCTGTCTGATGATCCAGCTTGTCTTGCAGGGCAGCTGATCGACACTTTCACAGAATGTATATCCAGTAAGAGGTCATCATCAGCCATGCCAACTGGTTTCTGCATGAGGCTATGGCATTGATTCTTAGATTGGGGCCAAGTGGGAGGGGTGCAGCACTTGATAGGTAAATGATTCTTGTATGCAAGCCCAATTGGGGTTTGTGTGTCCGCCATTTTTTGGACCCAGATTTAACATTCTTCATTAGACAATACCCTTTACATAGATCAGCATTGTCATTTTGATTATATTGCAAGAGCAATGGAGCTATTTTCAGTTAATGGAACAGTAGCTGTCTCATTCATGGAAAGCAATCCATTTCCAAAACATTTACCCTCTTGGAATGTTTGTTTGTGCATTCGAAGCATGTGGGTTTTATAACAACTACTATAAGCATCAGGTTGGATCAGGAAAGTCAACTCCCACATGTTCAGTAAATTGAATTTGGGTCAGGGATAAGTTGAACCCTATCTTCAGTCCTTAAACTCAACATTAGCTGAAGCAAAGCCTAGTCTCGCCTAAGCTTCACAGGCctaatttttttaagggaaaaggaacactAACCGATGTTGGAGCGCGGCATGTACCTGCCTGCGTGCGAAATGACTGGTGCACCCCCTTGGAAAGGCAGAAAGGGCCAGATGTGCACTGGTCATTTTGCGTGCGGCTGTATCTGGGCACCACGCCGTGCTGTGGCACCGGTTAGCGTGCTCTCCCTTTTCTTAAATTCTCAGGTAAAATAATGTGATAACTGGAAAATTATAGAGAACATTGGGTTAACTTGATTGTTTAATCaaagtataattttttttttgtatgttgGACTTGGGCCAGGCCTAAGTTGTGCCCTCTATTTAGTGCTTGGACATGGCATTTTAAGATCTGTAGAAATGGAAATGGTTTATCTTCTACAGACTTCTAATAAATTTATAGTtccgcccaaaaaaaaaaaaaaaaagattaagcAGAGTTCAGGTCAGCCAATGCTTCACAAGCCTGATTTTCTTCATAGTTTTTCAAGTGAGATGAATGATGTGAGCTGGCTGAAAGAAAACTTAAAAGACATGGGAAGCATCACCTCTGAACAAAATGAATtttaaatgggaaaaagattaaatgggaaaaagaatgctggcTGGTCGCGTGCtgcctgtgcccagacacagccccctcccccctctgAAATGACCCCCACCTCccttcaaaatgaaaaataccttgcgtgtgctctcattggcccccacgaTGGTGTAGGGACCATGTGACCGGACAgcattcttcttcccattttaAATTTGAAGACGTTTATGATTttcatgtactttttttttttgggttgaatttTCATGTACtctgaaaacaaaaagaaagaggaatatCCATCTGAATCAAAATGCCAATTTGCGTCTAAGCTAACTCTAACTTGTAGATTGGTTTTCTTCTAATAAGCTAACCTAAGGACTTGAATATAGGACTGTAAGAGTGTTTGCTCTTGGAATGTGAGTTTGGGGATTTGAGAGTGAGACTACCACCCATTGTTCAAAGAACTGTATTGGAATTGACTGATCTCGATTTTGATTATGCTCGGTTTCTAAACCCCTCTTAACAATATCTATAAGTCTTTTGAATACTAATTCCCAAAATTCAGGGATCTGTGGAAATTTTTACTTCTTCTTGTTGATTCCATTTTGTAGAATTGGTTCCAGATTGATTACAACTGATTCCGACACCATTCAAATTGGTAAACAACCTCCCCCCTCCATGTTTTGGAAAGTGGAGCAGATTGGGGTTGGAAATTTCTTTAGTAGGGTATTGGCAAACTGTGCTTGCCCCactccaccccaccccaccccaccccaccccactcCCCCCCATTGCCATCCTTAATTTCTTTTGGGTGTCTATAAAATCATGCTGTTTCAGTTAATTGAATCACCAAAGATGCCCAAGTAGAGATTCCTCTCTAGGATGCTCACCTAGAAgcataataaaattaaaaaaaaaaaaaaaagacacagtGTAATATGTCCTTTCCCTGCTTTCACTTGTTCAATATTACTATAGTTGCTAACACAACTAGCTTGAGGCTAGTGCAGTAGAAATGTAGAACCTAGCCCCCAAGAGGTTTCGAGCTTGACCGTTCAAATTGCTAGTTTGTGCATTATGAGTACCTTCTCCACGGACTACTACACTGCGTAAAATTGAAGTGATCTCTTGATTTTAAAGGTGAAATAAATGGGCAAAGTTTTATTTTAGTACAATACTTGCAAAAGTGAACTCCAAAGCAGAAACCAATGGCCCAAATGATTCTTTATTCTCATAATGTAATAGCATAAAACCAGAGTTCTTCACATGTCATGGGCTCAATAAACATACTATAACCAATACTCTAATCAAAAGAAAGGGAATAAAAGGGAGCAGTACTCCTAAAAGAACTAAATAGGGGAACAAAGAGATCAGTGTTTAGGTGATGTTAGCAGTG
The sequence above is a segment of the Telopea speciosissima isolate NSW1024214 ecotype Mountain lineage chromosome 7, Tspe_v1, whole genome shotgun sequence genome. Coding sequences within it:
- the LOC122668126 gene encoding VIN3-like protein 2 isoform X2 is translated as MDSSFAGFVLDPSKCSKLSMEEKRELVYEISKSSHGAPEMLQSWSRREILQILCAEMGKERKYTGLTKFKLIEQLLKIVSEKKSGIPVDGAEPEPRPAPANSQSSSKRQRKTDHPSRLPIVTNDTITIDGDGDQGKSVFCPNSACKATIQRQDAFCKRCSCCICYNYDDNKDPSLWLVCSSEPPYEGDSCGLSCHLDCALKHEKAGIAKVGQHGRLDGSFYCVSCGKVNDLLRCWKKQLVMAKDTRRVDTLCYRVSLCQKLLSGTEKYQKLHEIVNMAAKKLEADVGTLTLVNSPVKKARGIVNRLPSGQEVQKLCTSAVELLDSMLSCAVSLPPSNPEIQESCVMSPPLIRFENVCPTSLTVVFSSEDASLQVHVVYMMWHRKADDLDYPVEPTYSTDMRNSKFFMFDLSPATEYLFKVVSLCGKGELSTSEARITTSSAESCISKSLVVEGSQSPATNSSTVSNPSSEADESNNIIVDRNEKDKLPGRFLNFVRKELVDSNKLSDASGKVICNSQKTNSGSGQEQTLADFGSALDEEHAVVEVVPISSLTIQMESHRDSSNSTVGNQVSDVIKSDNMHSPEGRLVEDLITDKGINTPIRKEMEIVLSEAVLPITPCKLEIGKDGPGRSGRPKACTEELDDGSGKGEEPQAGSSSKMQSEGRWDDGCGRDGSLDGEYEYCVKLIRWLECHGHIEKNFRVKFLTWYSLRATPQERRIVKVYVDTLSDDPACLAGQLIDTFTECISSKRSSSAMPTGFCMRLWH
- the LOC122668126 gene encoding VIN3-like protein 2 isoform X1 translates to MDSSFAGFVLDPSKCSKLSMEEKRELVYEISKSSHGAPEMLQSWSRREILQILCAEMGKERKYTGLTKFKLIEQLLKIVSEKKSGIPVDGAEPEPRPAPANSQSSSKRQRKTDHPSRLPIVTNDTITIDGDGDQGKSVFCPNSACKATIQRQDAFCKRCSCCICYNYDDNKDPSLWLVCSSEPPYEGDSCGLSCHLDCALKHEKAGIAKVGQHGRLDGSFYCVSCGKVNDLLRCWKKQLVMAKDTRRVDTLCYRVSLCQKLLSGTEKYQKLHEIVNMAAKKLEADVGTLTLVNSPVKKARGIVNRLPSGQEVQKLCTSAVELLDSMLSCAVSLPPSNPEIQESAESCVMSPPLIRFENVCPTSLTVVFSSEDASLQVHVVYMMWHRKADDLDYPVEPTYSTDMRNSKFFMFDLSPATEYLFKVVSLCGKGELSTSEARITTSSAESCISKSLVVEGSQSPATNSSTVSNPSSEADESNNIIVDRNEKDKLPGRFLNFVRKELVDSNKLSDASGKVICNSQKTNSGSGQEQTLADFGSALDEEHAVVEVVPISSLTIQMESHRDSSNSTVGNQVSDVIKSDNMHSPEGRLVEDLITDKGINTPIRKEMEIVLSEAVLPITPCKLEIGKDGPGRSGRPKACTEELDDGSGKGEEPQAGSSSKMQSEGRWDDGCGRDGSLDGEYEYCVKLIRWLECHGHIEKNFRVKFLTWYSLRATPQERRIVKVYVDTLSDDPACLAGQLIDTFTECISSKRSSSAMPTGFCMRLWH